One Caldalkalibacillus thermarum DNA window includes the following coding sequences:
- a CDS encoding arylamine N-acetyltransferase has protein sequence MQGDQTVGVTPWVRAYLDVLGLPLKSPSLSYLNEICRAHLTTFPFENISKLFLYRDREKHVNPILMLESFIQGHQQFQFGGTCFTLNANLLLLLRELGFRCYHVMLSQEHMAIVVVFEDEKKVYVDCGAAAPFFEPIPLDGKAYTVRFGPEEIRLQPLSNTEDVYIYERFYKRKQNGKVWRFDANQKYELSDFVPLIAQSNQPGAPFMSILRCQLWQLDKNRSVSLLNHVLTIRHAHGQEEKLVLHSIEEIEEVLQNDFALGRLPVRESIQVLKELGIDIFRK, from the coding sequence ATGCAAGGTGATCAGACCGTCGGGGTTACACCATGGGTCAGAGCATATCTGGATGTGTTAGGACTTCCCCTTAAGTCTCCTTCACTGTCCTACTTAAACGAGATTTGCCGTGCCCACTTAACTACATTTCCTTTTGAGAACATTAGTAAGCTTTTCCTTTACCGTGACAGAGAGAAACACGTGAATCCCATTCTCATGCTAGAGTCCTTTATTCAAGGGCACCAACAGTTTCAGTTTGGAGGCACCTGTTTTACGCTCAATGCCAACCTGTTGCTCTTGTTAAGGGAATTGGGTTTTCGCTGTTACCATGTCATGTTGAGCCAGGAACATATGGCCATTGTGGTGGTCTTTGAAGATGAAAAGAAGGTGTACGTGGACTGCGGAGCCGCTGCTCCGTTTTTTGAACCTATTCCCCTTGATGGAAAGGCATATACGGTCCGTTTCGGCCCGGAAGAGATTCGTCTGCAACCCCTGAGCAATACTGAAGATGTTTATATTTATGAACGGTTTTATAAAAGAAAACAGAATGGTAAAGTATGGCGGTTTGATGCTAACCAAAAGTATGAACTGTCAGACTTTGTACCCTTAATCGCCCAATCAAACCAGCCGGGAGCCCCCTTTATGTCTATCTTGCGTTGTCAGTTATGGCAATTAGACAAAAACAGAAGTGTCTCTTTGTTAAATCATGTGTTAACCATTCGTCATGCACATGGCCAGGAGGAGAAACTTGTTTTGCATTCCATAGAGGAAATAGAAGAAGTGTTACAGAATGATTTTGCTTTAGGCCGCCTGCCTGTACGGGAAAGCATTCAGGTCTTAAAGGAGTTAGGCATCGATATTTTCAGGAAATAA
- a CDS encoding 5-formyltetrahydrofolate cyclo-ligase, whose protein sequence is MGTDKHRIRQMVWDKMEQEKVGRFPFPLQHRIPNFKGAEQAAHHLTQLPVYKQAKAVKVNPDAPQLPLRTQVLIDGKTLLVPTPRLKAGFIQIKPEWVPKGEERKAASLSHMQSYGRELPLSELPSIDLVVVGSVAVNRDGRRVGKGEGYADREYAILRELGHPPVPVMTTVHSIQVVEDSIPIDSYDLTVDFIVTEQGVLETNSPYPKPEGIDWERVTEEEKQEMPVLEEVWKLQQDKKHRI, encoded by the coding sequence ATGGGAACAGACAAGCACCGCATCCGTCAAATGGTGTGGGACAAAATGGAGCAGGAGAAAGTGGGCCGTTTTCCTTTTCCACTCCAACATCGCATTCCCAACTTTAAAGGGGCGGAACAGGCTGCCCATCATCTGACCCAACTGCCTGTCTACAAGCAGGCCAAGGCGGTGAAGGTGAATCCGGATGCACCCCAATTGCCGCTCAGGACTCAAGTTTTGATCGACGGCAAAACGTTGCTCGTTCCCACCCCGCGGCTCAAAGCAGGATTTATCCAAATAAAACCTGAATGGGTACCAAAAGGAGAAGAACGAAAAGCAGCCAGTTTAAGCCATATGCAATCCTATGGCCGGGAGCTGCCTTTGTCTGAACTGCCCAGCATTGACTTGGTTGTGGTAGGCTCTGTGGCGGTGAACCGTGACGGGCGCCGTGTAGGCAAGGGGGAAGGCTATGCAGACCGGGAATATGCCATTTTGCGGGAACTGGGGCACCCTCCTGTTCCGGTGATGACAACGGTTCATTCTATCCAAGTGGTTGAAGACAGCATTCCAATTGATTCTTACGATCTTACGGTGGATTTCATTGTTACTGAGCAAGGCGTTTTAGAGACTAACTCTCCTTATCCCAAGCCTGAAGGCATCGACTGGGAACGGGTGACCGAAGAGGAGAAGCAAGAGATGCCCGTGCTAGAAGAGGTGTGGAAGTTACAGCAGGACAAGAAACATCGGATCTAA
- a CDS encoding ABC transporter permease: MTFRHIALKNVWGNWRSYTAYVLSGIVMVCIFYMFAAFVFHPDVLNGNIRGAQYVQQGLEAAQYIIVAFALTFLLYSQAHFLRARTQEFGIYALFGMTPGQLARLMVYEQVLLSLVIISFGTLSGVLFSKLFFLVLSVFLEVEPPIAFRLVPRALLITVGGFFLLYQVVNLYTAYRVLRLNIIEQLKESRKPRLYPALSRWKTAIGLLCLGGGYGLAYRADALTMIPWFVPIVGLVVIGTFLLFSQGSVFILDKLKRSPVVYAKGTWLLTLSQLIYRMKDNARMLAITSVLMTVVLSASGTLIVFYFNLKEEIVDHNPQTITVYERGLHSSEVVDREALKRVLLEHGAIIDREEVMVGIPVPFDFPGLPERTGMIVSNSAYNEHTHKMKDIDEITIEQGHVAFVYPYQEVQMKMVNEGETYTFDIGNQTVELVMADQLFGAVTTPKYAATFLFVVHDEDFEQLRRLVNDDELFVVYGYELANWEESLEAVKAAEALVEEDKDNYFSQRVESYVNMKASSMLTLFIGSFISVLFFIATLSILYFKLFTEYQHDQQHYEQLRRIGLSDQDFNRITALQMIVIFFLPFAVGVLHALFAFKTLSNVLASNVYIGLMWVVAGFLVFQIIYFFLARRLYRYQLARH; encoded by the coding sequence ATGACCTTCAGGCACATCGCCCTGAAAAATGTGTGGGGGAATTGGCGGTCGTACACCGCATATGTGCTGAGTGGTATCGTCATGGTGTGCATCTTTTATATGTTTGCTGCCTTTGTGTTTCATCCGGACGTGCTGAACGGGAATATCAGGGGCGCACAGTATGTTCAACAAGGATTGGAGGCCGCTCAATATATTATTGTTGCTTTTGCTTTAACGTTTTTGCTTTATTCCCAGGCTCATTTTCTGCGCGCCAGAACTCAGGAGTTCGGGATTTATGCCCTGTTTGGCATGACACCTGGTCAGTTGGCCCGCTTGATGGTGTATGAGCAAGTCCTTCTGTCGCTCGTTATCATCAGCTTTGGGACACTGTCCGGTGTTTTGTTCTCCAAATTGTTTTTTCTGGTCTTAAGTGTTTTTCTTGAAGTGGAACCGCCCATCGCCTTCAGGCTGGTTCCCCGGGCCTTACTGATAACGGTAGGCGGCTTCTTCTTGCTGTATCAAGTGGTCAATCTCTATACCGCCTATCGTGTGTTGAGGCTGAACATTATTGAGCAGTTGAAAGAAAGCCGCAAACCGCGTCTCTATCCTGCTTTGTCCCGATGGAAGACAGCAATTGGCCTGTTGTGTCTTGGTGGGGGTTATGGCTTAGCTTACAGAGCCGATGCATTGACAATGATCCCTTGGTTTGTTCCTATTGTTGGCTTAGTGGTCATAGGGACGTTTCTCTTGTTTAGCCAGGGTAGCGTCTTTATTCTGGATAAATTGAAACGAAGTCCTGTTGTGTATGCGAAAGGAACCTGGTTGCTTACTTTATCCCAGCTTATTTACAGGATGAAAGACAATGCCCGCATGCTCGCTATAACCTCTGTTTTGATGACCGTAGTTTTGTCCGCCTCAGGAACATTGATCGTTTTTTATTTTAATCTCAAAGAAGAGATTGTCGATCATAATCCGCAAACGATTACCGTATATGAACGGGGACTTCATTCCAGCGAAGTGGTAGACCGTGAAGCTTTGAAACGGGTTTTGCTTGAACATGGAGCAATCATAGACAGAGAAGAAGTGATGGTTGGTATTCCTGTTCCTTTTGATTTTCCTGGTTTGCCTGAGCGGACAGGAATGATTGTGTCCAACAGTGCTTACAATGAGCATACCCATAAAATGAAAGATATTGATGAAATCACCATTGAACAGGGTCATGTTGCTTTTGTCTATCCTTATCAAGAAGTGCAAATGAAAATGGTGAACGAGGGAGAAACTTATACATTTGATATTGGCAACCAAACGGTTGAACTGGTGATGGCTGATCAGTTGTTTGGAGCTGTCACGACGCCCAAGTATGCGGCCACTTTTCTATTTGTTGTCCATGATGAGGATTTTGAACAGCTTCGCCGCTTGGTCAACGACGACGAACTGTTTGTTGTTTACGGATATGAGTTGGCCAATTGGGAAGAGAGTTTGGAAGCGGTTAAAGCAGCGGAAGCGTTGGTGGAAGAAGACAAAGACAACTATTTTAGCCAGCGCGTGGAATCCTATGTTAACATGAAAGCATCCAGTATGTTGACCTTGTTTATTGGCTCGTTTATCAGTGTTTTGTTCTTTATTGCCACACTCAGCATTTTATACTTTAAGCTGTTTACAGAGTATCAGCATGATCAGCAACATTATGAGCAGTTGCGGAGGATTGGTTTAAGCGACCAGGATTTTAACCGGATAACCGCTCTACAAATGATCGTCATCTTTTTCCTTCCCTTTGCCGTGGGTGTGCTGCATGCTCTTTTTGCTTTCAAAACATTAAGCAATGTGCTGGCATCTAATGTTTATATAGGCTTAATGTGGGTGGTAGCCGGTTTTCTAGTGTTTCAGATCATTTACTTTTTCTTGGCTAGACGTCTCTACCGGTATCAACTGGCCAGACATTGA
- the msrA gene encoding peptide-methionine (S)-S-oxide reductase MsrA codes for MTDKQYKLATFAGGCFWCMVPPFEEQEGVIRIVSGYTGGHKPHPTYEEVCAGTTGHYEAVQITYDPERITYDQLLDIFWRQIDPTDPGGQFYDRGDSYRTAIFYHDEEQRQKAEVSKQALEESGIFDKPIVTQILPASPFYPAEEYHQDYHKKNPFRYKLYRLGSGRDEFIKKHWQKDGN; via the coding sequence ATGACAGATAAGCAATACAAGTTAGCCACTTTTGCTGGAGGCTGTTTCTGGTGCATGGTTCCCCCGTTTGAGGAGCAAGAAGGAGTGATCCGCATTGTCTCCGGCTATACTGGCGGTCATAAACCGCACCCCACCTATGAGGAAGTGTGTGCGGGCACAACGGGTCATTATGAAGCGGTCCAAATCACCTATGATCCAGAACGCATCACCTACGATCAACTGTTAGATATCTTTTGGCGACAAATCGATCCGACTGACCCTGGAGGCCAATTTTATGACCGGGGCGACTCATACCGTACGGCTATCTTTTACCATGACGAAGAGCAACGGCAGAAAGCAGAGGTCTCCAAGCAGGCACTAGAGGAGAGCGGCATTTTTGATAAACCGATCGTGACTCAAATTCTCCCTGCTTCTCCTTTTTATCCAGCGGAGGAGTACCATCAAGATTATCACAAGAAAAACCCCTTCCGCTACAAGCTGTACCGCCTTGGCTCAGGCCGGGACGAGTTTATAAAGAAACATTGGCAAAAGGACGGAAACTAG
- a CDS encoding NADPH:quinone oxidoreductase family protein, translated as MSTFRALVVNKTDESFTVGIETLSLDDLPEGEVTIRVAYSSVNYKDGLAVIPNGKILTRYPMIPGIDLAGTVVRSTDPRFKEGDEVIATSYDIGVSHEGGFSEYARVKADWVVPLPEGLTLKEAMVLGTAGLTAALSVHELEAHGITPDKGPVLVTGATGGVGSLAVAMLAKRGYHVVASTGKETEHGYLHQLGAREIIHRQELTPEKIRPLDKRRWAGAVDPVGGKTLAYVLSTMDHGGAVAVSGLTGGTEVNTTVFPFILRGVKLLGIDSAYCPMALRRTIWKRLASDLKPDHLADITEEITLDQLPETLDLILQGKLRGRKVVNLQ; from the coding sequence ATGAGCACATTCCGGGCACTTGTGGTCAACAAAACAGATGAATCTTTTACAGTGGGAATTGAAACATTGTCCCTGGATGACCTTCCTGAAGGGGAGGTTACCATACGTGTCGCCTATTCCAGTGTGAACTATAAGGATGGGCTGGCTGTCATTCCCAATGGTAAAATTTTGACCCGTTATCCCATGATTCCGGGCATTGACTTGGCGGGGACGGTGGTCCGGTCCACAGACCCCCGTTTTAAAGAGGGGGATGAGGTCATTGCCACCAGTTATGACATCGGTGTCTCCCATGAAGGGGGCTTCAGCGAATATGCACGGGTTAAAGCGGACTGGGTGGTCCCTCTGCCAGAAGGCCTAACGTTGAAGGAAGCGATGGTTTTGGGAACGGCTGGGCTTACGGCAGCTCTTTCTGTACATGAGCTCGAAGCGCATGGCATCACCCCCGATAAAGGTCCTGTGTTGGTGACTGGCGCCACCGGTGGAGTGGGCAGCCTGGCTGTGGCCATGCTGGCTAAGCGGGGTTATCATGTGGTGGCCAGTACTGGTAAAGAGACGGAACATGGTTATTTGCATCAACTTGGAGCAAGGGAAATTATTCACCGCCAGGAGTTAACACCTGAAAAGATTCGCCCCCTTGATAAGCGCCGTTGGGCCGGGGCAGTTGATCCTGTCGGCGGAAAAACACTGGCTTATGTGCTTAGCACAATGGATCATGGAGGAGCAGTTGCTGTCAGTGGGTTGACAGGCGGAACGGAGGTCAACACAACGGTTTTTCCCTTTATTCTGAGAGGCGTCAAACTGTTAGGAATTGATTCAGCTTATTGCCCCATGGCGTTGCGCCGGACCATTTGGAAGCGTCTGGCCAGTGATCTGAAACCGGATCACTTGGCTGACATCACAGAAGAGATCACTTTAGACCAGCTTCCGGAAACCTTGGACCTCATTTTGCAAGGAAAGTTGCGCGGACGTAAGGTGGTTAATCTGCAATAG
- a CDS encoding GNAT family N-acetyltransferase, whose product MGYTIQAMTSEHWEQVRDIYLEGIKTGMATFETEAPSWYAWDQSHLRHCRLVAKDGEAVLGWVALSPVSGRCVYAGVAEVSIYIGQRYRGRGVGAALLHALIKESEDNGIWTLQSGIFPENQSSLALHRKCGFREVGRRERIGQLNGVWKDIILMERRSSVVGV is encoded by the coding sequence ATGGGCTATACCATTCAAGCGATGACAAGTGAACATTGGGAACAGGTCCGGGATATATACTTAGAGGGGATTAAGACAGGGATGGCCACGTTTGAGACGGAGGCTCCCTCATGGTACGCATGGGATCAATCCCATCTTCGGCATTGCCGGCTGGTGGCCAAAGACGGGGAGGCTGTCCTGGGGTGGGTAGCCTTGAGTCCAGTATCAGGGCGTTGTGTGTATGCCGGGGTCGCTGAGGTCAGCATCTATATTGGGCAAAGGTACCGTGGCAGGGGAGTAGGGGCAGCATTGTTACATGCATTGATTAAAGAATCTGAAGATAACGGCATTTGGACTTTGCAATCCGGCATTTTTCCGGAGAATCAGTCCAGCCTTGCCTTACATAGAAAGTGTGGGTTTAGAGAAGTGGGGAGACGGGAACGGATCGGACAACTGAATGGAGTGTGGAAAGACATTATTCTGATGGAGCGGCGCAGTTCAGTGGTAGGAGTTTAG
- a CDS encoding HAMP domain-containing histidine kinase produces MYNSKHLKDLGLFIKDRWLLILAFFLQLVLVVVTVQLELVLQSAALPLSAIVYLVLLSLVILTIALTCEYLRQAPFRRRLQQALDHPVSVEEALVLSGSVSSEQQAMERLSKQCYRRYVQQLESIKERHEQHLTFIKQWVHHMKTPLSVLHLTFEAIEKGHQHFSDELLRNVQEELERLSEGLHMMLHTARLGQFEVDVHIRQVDLEQMVKEEINSLKNTFIRSQVYPKLETTAEQLYVESDQKWLSFVIRQILTNAIKYSYQDHPTTVTCRLEKKRDLIQLTIADEGIGIPPQDLKRVFQPFFTGENGRKRKSSTGMGLYLVKQVCDRLGHGVTIHSVEGQGTKVTISFKVLSIYKDVR; encoded by the coding sequence ATGTATAACAGCAAACACTTGAAAGATCTAGGATTATTTATAAAAGACCGCTGGTTGCTGATTTTGGCCTTTTTTCTCCAACTTGTGCTGGTGGTTGTTACCGTTCAACTTGAATTGGTGTTACAATCTGCTGCCCTTCCCCTCTCTGCCATCGTTTACCTTGTCCTGCTCTCCTTGGTTATTCTGACAATCGCTTTGACCTGTGAGTATCTCAGGCAAGCGCCGTTCCGTCGCCGTTTGCAACAAGCCTTAGACCACCCTGTATCAGTTGAGGAAGCATTGGTGCTTTCCGGGAGCGTCTCTTCTGAACAGCAAGCCATGGAACGGCTGTCCAAACAGTGTTACCGCCGCTATGTTCAGCAGCTTGAAAGCATCAAGGAACGGCATGAACAGCATCTGACCTTTATTAAACAATGGGTACATCACATGAAAACACCGTTGAGTGTCCTGCATTTAACATTTGAAGCAATTGAAAAGGGACATCAGCACTTCTCTGACGAACTGCTGCGAAACGTACAAGAAGAATTGGAACGGCTGTCGGAAGGGCTACATATGATGCTCCATACGGCCCGGTTGGGTCAATTTGAAGTCGATGTGCATATTCGGCAGGTGGATCTGGAACAAATGGTCAAGGAGGAAATCAACAGCTTAAAAAATACCTTTATTCGCTCTCAGGTCTATCCAAAACTGGAAACAACTGCTGAACAGCTGTATGTGGAGAGCGACCAAAAATGGCTGTCATTTGTGATCAGGCAAATTTTAACCAATGCCATAAAATACTCATACCAAGATCACCCCACAACCGTCACGTGCCGTCTGGAAAAGAAAAGAGACCTGATTCAACTCACGATAGCTGATGAAGGGATCGGCATACCGCCCCAGGATTTAAAACGGGTCTTTCAGCCTTTTTTTACCGGTGAAAACGGGCGAAAAAGGAAATCATCCACCGGGATGGGTTTGTATCTGGTCAAACAAGTGTGTGACCGCTTGGGACATGGGGTAACGATTCATTCCGTGGAAGGACAGGGGACTAAGGTGACAATTTCATTCAAGGTCTTATCCATTTATAAGGATGTCAGGTGA
- a CDS encoding aminotransferase A yields MEHLINARVRNIQISGIRQFFNKVAQYPDAIQLTIGQPDFSTPEHIKRAGQQAIEANQTSYTANAGLPQLREAAARFVEEKYGLSYDPATEVVTTIGASQAIDITLRTILEPGTEVILPGPVYPAYEPLIRLCGAEPVYVDTRDTQFKIRAERLEDKLTERTRCVILPYPSNPTGCVLDASEVKAIAEVLQERDVFVLSDEIYSELTYDQPHVSIASIPGMREKTIVINGLSKSHAMTGWRIGFAFAPAYLTQHMLKVHQYNVSCASSISQHAAVEALTNGKNDAHVMREAYRRRRDYVYNRLVQMGMDVIKPEGAFYLFPSIKKYGLSSSEFALKLLEQQQLAVVPGDAFSAYGEGFIRLSYAYGMDVLEEGCRRLEQFVSSLS; encoded by the coding sequence ATGGAGCATTTAATTAATGCCAGAGTGAGAAATATTCAAATCTCAGGCATCCGTCAGTTTTTTAACAAAGTGGCTCAATACCCGGATGCCATTCAGCTGACCATTGGGCAGCCAGACTTTTCCACCCCCGAACATATTAAACGGGCTGGCCAGCAAGCAATTGAAGCTAATCAAACCAGTTATACAGCCAATGCCGGCTTACCCCAGCTGCGGGAAGCGGCGGCACGGTTTGTGGAAGAAAAATATGGTCTAAGCTATGATCCGGCCACAGAAGTGGTGACGACCATTGGTGCCAGTCAGGCCATCGACATCACACTCAGGACCATTTTGGAGCCGGGGACGGAGGTTATTTTGCCCGGACCGGTTTATCCGGCCTATGAACCTCTCATTCGCTTGTGTGGAGCAGAACCTGTTTATGTAGATACGAGAGACACACAGTTTAAAATCCGGGCAGAGCGTTTGGAGGACAAACTGACCGAACGGACGCGCTGTGTAATTTTGCCCTATCCCTCTAATCCGACAGGTTGTGTCCTGGATGCCTCTGAAGTAAAAGCGATTGCTGAAGTGTTGCAAGAGCGGGATGTGTTTGTGCTCTCGGACGAAATCTACAGCGAATTAACTTATGATCAGCCCCATGTTTCCATTGCTTCTATTCCAGGGATGCGGGAAAAAACCATTGTGATCAACGGCCTGTCCAAATCCCATGCCATGACCGGCTGGCGGATTGGCTTTGCCTTTGCTCCCGCCTATCTGACTCAGCATATGTTGAAAGTTCACCAATACAATGTGAGTTGTGCCAGTTCCATCTCTCAACACGCGGCCGTTGAAGCTTTGACCAATGGTAAAAATGACGCCCATGTGATGCGTGAAGCATATCGCCGCCGCCGGGATTATGTCTATAACCGGCTGGTTCAGATGGGGATGGATGTAATTAAACCTGAAGGAGCCTTTTATTTGTTCCCGTCCATTAAAAAATACGGGTTGTCTTCGTCTGAATTTGCTCTGAAACTGCTAGAGCAACAGCAGCTGGCCGTGGTTCCGGGGGATGCGTTTTCTGCCTACGGGGAAGGGTTTATCCGTCTTTCCTATGCCTACGGGATGGATGTTTTGGAAGAAGGTTGCAGGCGTCTGGAGCAATTTGTGTCCAGCCTGTCATAA
- a CDS encoding response regulator transcription factor, with protein sequence MYRVLIIEDDDKIRDLLASYLHKYDFNVSVVEDFRHIKETVQQLSPDLILLDINLPYYDGFYWCRIIRTFSLVPVIFITARAGEMDQVLALENGGDDYITKPFHLDVVMAKIKSVLRRTYGEYNAHLQTRRVLRVQDLTLHLDKHQLEWKGKKVDLTHNEAILLQMLLEQYDSIVSRERLLTALWDDETFVDDNTLTVNVTRVRKKLRELGVPEAIQTHRGKGYRFTLQQEHRGEEHV encoded by the coding sequence ATGTATCGCGTGTTAATCATTGAAGATGACGACAAAATCCGGGACCTGCTTGCTTCATATCTTCATAAGTATGACTTTAACGTAAGTGTTGTGGAAGATTTCCGGCACATTAAAGAGACTGTTCAGCAACTGTCCCCCGATCTGATTTTGTTGGATATTAACCTTCCCTATTACGATGGCTTTTACTGGTGCCGCATTATCCGCACTTTCTCTTTGGTCCCGGTTATTTTTATTACGGCCAGAGCAGGGGAGATGGACCAAGTCTTGGCGCTTGAAAATGGAGGCGACGATTATATTACCAAACCTTTTCACCTGGATGTGGTGATGGCCAAAATTAAAAGTGTGTTGAGGAGAACGTACGGAGAATATAACGCACATCTGCAAACTCGTCGTGTTCTCCGGGTTCAGGATCTTACCCTTCATCTGGACAAACATCAACTGGAGTGGAAAGGGAAAAAGGTTGATTTAACACATAATGAGGCTATACTCTTACAAATGCTCTTGGAACAATATGATTCAATTGTTTCCAGGGAGAGGTTACTCACCGCATTGTGGGATGACGAAACATTTGTGGACGACAATACCTTAACGGTCAATGTGACACGGGTACGCAAGAAGCTGAGGGAGCTTGGTGTTCCAGAAGCCATTCAGACTCACCGTGGCAAAGGGTACCGCTTCACTCTCCAGCAGGAGCACCGGGGGGAAGAACATGTATAA
- a CDS encoding ABC transporter ATP-binding protein gives MLVLKAERLTKVYGGGKSSVLHKALNNFSLEVEKGEFIGVMGPSGSGKTTLLNILATLDEPTSGEIEINGTNIKAIKRHQLAIFRRRELGFIFQDYNLLDTLTVKENIILPLVLDGIKQNEMERRVEDIARFLGIEGILDKRPYEVSGGQQQRAAVARAIIHQPSVILADEPTGNLDSKSSKQVMEALQALNAERRATIMMVTHDPFAASYCQRIVFIKDGEMFAELHRGSNRQVFFQQIMDTSSALGGESS, from the coding sequence ATGCTTGTTCTTAAAGCAGAGCGTTTAACCAAAGTATATGGCGGAGGAAAGTCGTCTGTCTTACACAAAGCGCTGAACAATTTCAGCCTGGAGGTGGAAAAAGGGGAATTTATCGGCGTCATGGGGCCATCAGGAAGTGGAAAAACGACGTTGCTTAATATCTTAGCCACCCTCGATGAGCCAACCTCCGGAGAGATTGAAATCAACGGAACCAATATCAAGGCGATCAAACGACATCAACTGGCAATCTTCCGGCGGCGTGAATTGGGCTTTATTTTTCAGGACTATAATTTGCTGGACACCTTAACGGTTAAAGAAAACATTATTTTGCCCTTGGTGCTGGATGGGATCAAACAAAATGAAATGGAGCGGCGGGTTGAAGACATTGCCAGGTTTCTGGGAATCGAAGGGATTTTGGACAAACGGCCATACGAGGTGTCCGGAGGGCAACAGCAGCGGGCTGCCGTGGCCAGGGCCATTATTCACCAGCCTTCCGTTATCTTGGCCGATGAACCAACCGGAAACTTGGACTCTAAATCCTCCAAACAGGTGATGGAAGCTCTGCAAGCGCTCAATGCAGAGAGACGAGCGACGATCATGATGGTGACACATGATCCGTTTGCGGCCAGCTACTGTCAGCGGATCGTTTTTATCAAGGACGGGGAGATGTTTGCAGAATTGCATCGGGGCAGCAACCGCCAGGTCTTTTTCCAGCAGATTATGGATACCTCCAGCGCCTTGGGGGGTGAGTCATCATGA